The DNA window ACTTGAAGCACCAATGTCACACCAACAATTCCCATAAACAATTTGCTTTTAAATATCccttcaaaaacattcttcttcTCCAACTTCCTTGCATTGAACTCATTAAACACTTGACAAAGAACAAATGTATTGAAAATCAATGTGTCATTTACCTTTGATGTCACTCCAAAAATAGCCTCCCCTTTAAACTGAAGAGTCAGCAAAATTACTATTTGGTAGAAAGCTTGTGACAGAAGATTCCTCCACATAATGTTGGTAATAAGAGGTTTTGTTCTACCAACAGGCTTTTGATCCATTAATTCCTTAGTAGGTTTTTCAGTTGCAAGAGCCAAAGCACCTAATGTATCCATAATCAAATTGACCCATAATAATTGAACTGCTGTTAATGGAACTTCACCTGCTGAAACTGCTGCTACAAAATTGATAACAAGTGCAGCTACATTCACTGTTAACTGAAATTGAATGAATTTTTGGATGTTGTTGTAAACACATCTTCCCCAATTCAAAACTGTTACTATAGATGCAAAATTGTCATCTAATATAACAATATCTGAACTCTCTTTTGCAACTTCTGTACCTTGAATTCCCATTGAAAGTCCAATATCAGCTTCTTTCAATGCCGGTGCATCGTTTGTACCATCTCCTGTTACAGCAACTACATGCCCTTTTTCTTTTAAGCATTGAACCATTAGAAGTTTGTCAAATGGAGATGATCTTGCCATCACACATATTTTTTCAACTTTCTCTAACCTTTCTTCATGCGTGAAGTTGCGAAATTGTTCCCCTTCAATCACGGTTTCATCTGTGTCTTGATTAGCTCGAAGAATCCCGCATTCAAATGCTATAGCTTTTGCAGTGAAAATATTGTCACCTGTTATTCGAGATAAAGTTAGTTAATAGTTTGTTAACCGAATTAAGCCGGTCTATTACAACTGTTCGATAAAACTGAACCAAGCTGTTATAACTATGAGTGTTGAGCAAGTTATCAATAAATGGGATATTTCTGAAATACCTGTAATCATTTTGACATTCACACCAGCATGTTGGCAAGCTTCCACCGCTGTCTTCACCCCCGGACGACACGGATCCTTAATACCAACAAGTCCTAACAATGTTAAACCATTGTCTTTTACCACTATCTTGCTGTTTTCTCCTTCATCTCCTAGCTCTTGAACTTCAACTTCAGCATATGCGAAAGCGATACAACGAAGACTACTAGCTGCCATACCTTGAATAATGCTTTCAAACTTCGACATAGTTTCATTATCAAGATGTTTCACAATACCATTAGCATCATAGTATTTTGAACACATTCTTAGTACCATCTCTGCTGCTCCTTTCCAATGTGCATTCATTTTATTGTCAACATTTCTTTTCAACAAAACTCCACTTCTTTTCTTCTTTGAGTTGAAAGTCTCAACTTGAATAATAGAACAACTTTTTGTCAAAGTTTCCATCTCCATATTCAATTCCAAAACAGCCCAAGATAATATTGCCTTTTCTGTTGGACTACCAGAAAACTCAAATTTTGAATCAGAGTCTGATTTAGATTCATGAACACCACCAGTTGTATTATTAGCAACTCCTTCTTTGATCAATTGAAGAACAAATGGATCAACATTTAAGTATGCACCCTCTTCCAATGGTTCTAGACCAAGCCAAAATTTTGTCACCTTCATCTGATTCAATGTGAGTGTACCTGTTAAAAATCACACAAAATAGGTTTAGCTTTTATTTAAGTTGGTAACTGAGAATTGTAACAAATTGTAACTAACTTCTATATTTTCTAACAGTACCTGTTTTATCAGTGCAAATAGTAGTAGCAGATCCCATAGTCTCACATGCAGAAAGTTTTCTGACCATAGCTTGATCAGCCATCATTTTTTTCATTGAATAAGCAAGTGTCAATGTCACAGCTAATGGCAAACCCTCCGggatagcaacaacaacaatagtaACAGCATCAGAAATAATTCCAATCACTGCATTCATCACTTCATCAAAACTAGTCTTTCTTCCGTTGAATTCTCGAACTCCGTTATCGGTCTCTGTGTTCCCGGTGAAATATCGAACCAGCAATACAACAAGGACTAAAAACGCAACAGCCAAACCACCCTTTCCAATGGATGATGTTAGCTTATTCAACCTTGTCTGCAAAGGTGTTTCTTCATCATTGTCATTGCTTATAGAACTCATCATTTGTCCCCATGTTGTGTTCATACCGACCGATGTAACTATCATTTTCGCATATCCGTCGGCAACTTTTGTTCCGGAAAACAGAAAAGGATGATGGAGTTTACTAATCTCTACATGATCGCTCTCACCGGTCATGCTGGATTCATCAACTCTGAGTGAATGTCCATCTACGAACAATCCATCAGCGGGTACTtgatctccaatcttcaaacaaaCAATATCACCTACAACAATCTCAAAGATTGACACCTTTTGTCTGCGACCACTTCGAACCAACTCAATTTGAATATCATTGCTAACTTGAGACAATTTATcaaattgtttgttttgcttgaagTTACTTATGGATGACATTGAAATAACAATGAAAACAGCTAGAAAAATGCTACCACCATCATACCAACCTTCTTTGATTCCATGTTCCTTGATACCAAAGCCAAGTGAAAGAGAAGCACAAACTAAAAGGATTAGAATTGTGACATCCTTAAATGCTTCAAGAACAAAATGAATGAAACTTTTTGAAGGTGGTTTTTTGTATGTGTTGGACCCAAACACTTGTTTTCTGATTGCAATGTCTTCAGAATCATGATTGATACCAAACTCAGTGTTGGTTTGAAGAGATGAAGCAATACCTTCAAGTCCTCCAGCATGTGCATGAAGGGTTtcaatatttttgtcttt is part of the Vicia villosa cultivar HV-30 ecotype Madison, WI linkage group LG2, Vvil1.0, whole genome shotgun sequence genome and encodes:
- the LOC131647901 gene encoding putative calcium-transporting ATPase 13, plasma membrane-type, which encodes MTLTLFTNMNHIDTLLNAPNTYTTHNQKRWHNAFITIYCSRAFNKPKITPIPTFTVLDINSPHSFTIDQQTLIHLVKDKNIETLHAHAGGLEGIASSLQTNTEFGINHDSEDIAIRKQVFGSNTYKKPPSKSFIHFVLEAFKDVTILILLVCASLSLGFGIKEHGIKEGWYDGGSIFLAVFIVISMSSISNFKQNKQFDKLSQVSNDIQIELVRSGRRQKVSIFEIVVGDIVCLKIGDQVPADGLFVDGHSLRVDESSMTGESDHVEISKLHHPFLFSGTKVADGYAKMIVTSVGMNTTWGQMMSSISNDNDEETPLQTRLNKLTSSIGKGGLAVAFLVLVVLLVRYFTGNTETDNGVREFNGRKTSFDEVMNAVIGIISDAVTIVVVAIPEGLPLAVTLTLAYSMKKMMADQAMVRKLSACETMGSATTICTDKTGTLTLNQMKVTKFWLGLEPLEEGAYLNVDPFVLQLIKEGVANNTTGGVHESKSDSDSKFEFSGSPTEKAILSWAVLELNMEMETLTKSCSIIQVETFNSKKKRSGVLLKRNVDNKMNAHWKGAAEMVLRMCSKYYDANGIVKHLDNETMSKFESIIQGMAASSLRCIAFAYAEVEVQELGDEGENSKIVVKDNGLTLLGLVGIKDPCRPGVKTAVEACQHAGVNVKMITGDNIFTAKAIAFECGILRANQDTDETVIEGEQFRNFTHEERLEKVEKICVMARSSPFDKLLMVQCLKEKGHVVAVTGDGTNDAPALKEADIGLSMGIQGTEVAKESSDIVILDDNFASIVTVLNWGRCVYNNIQKFIQFQLTVNVAALVINFVAAVSAGEVPLTAVQLLWVNLIMDTLGALALATEKPTKELMDQKPVGRTKPLITNIMWRNLLSQAFYQIVILLTLQFKGEAIFGVTSKVNDTLIFNTFVLCQVFNEFNARKLEKKNVFEGIFKSKLFMGIVGVTLVLQVVMVEFLKKFADTERLNWREWIICIGFASVSWPIGFVVKLIPVSDKPLLDFLSLKKRL